The following proteins come from a genomic window of Notamacropus eugenii isolate mMacEug1 chromosome X, mMacEug1.pri_v2, whole genome shotgun sequence:
- the MSN gene encoding moesin gives MPKTISVRVTTMDAELEFAIQPNTTGKQLFDQVVKTIGLREVWFFGLQYQDTKGFSTWLKLNKKVTAQDVRKESPLLFKFRAKFYPEDVSEELIQDITQRLFFLQVKEGILNDDIYCPPETAVLLASYAVQSKYGDFNKEVHKAGYLAGDKLLPQRVLEQHKLNKDQWEERIQVWHEEHRGMLREDAVLEYLKIAQDLEMYGVNYFSIKNKKGSELWLGVDALGLNIYEQNDRLTPKIGFPWSEIRNISFNDKKFVIKPIDKKAPDFVFYAPRLRINKRILALCMGNHELYMRRRKPDTIEVQQMKAQAREEKHQKQMERALLENEKKKRELAEKEKEKIEREKEELMEKLRQIEEQTKKAQLELEEQTRKALELEEERKRAQDEAEKLAKERQEAEEAKEALLRASRDQKKTQEQLASEMAELTARISQLEMARQKKESEAVEWQQKAQMVQEDLEKTRAELKNAMSTPHENEQDDEQDENAAEASAELRAEASTKDRSEEERTTEAEKNERVQKHLKALTSELANARDETKKTANDMIHAENMRLGRDKYKTLRQIRQGNTKQRIDEFESM, from the exons GTTGTGAAGACCATTGGCCTGAGAGAGGTCTGGTTCTTTGGCCTGCAGTACCAAGATACAAAGGGTTTCTCCACATGGCTGAAACTCAATAAAAAG GTGACGGCCCAGGATGTGCGGAAGGAGAGCCCCCTGCTCTTCAAATTCCGGGCCAAGTTTTACCCTGAGGACGTGTCCGAGGAACTTATTCAGGACATCACCCAGCGCCTCTTCTTCCTGCAAGTGAAGGAGGGCATCCTTAATGATGACATCTACTGCCCTCCAGAGACTGCCGTCTTGCTGGCCTCCTACGCAGTCCAGTCCAAGTATGGTGATTTCAACAAGGAGGTGCACAAGGCCGGCTACTTGGCTGGGGACAAGCTGCTGCCCCAGAG AGTCTTGGAGCAGCACAAGCTGAATAAGGACCAGTGGGAAGAGAGGATCCAGGTGTGGCATGAGGAGCACCGAGGCATGCTGAG GGAAGATGCTGTTCTggaatatttgaagatagctcaGGACCTGGAGATGTACGGAGTGAATTACTTCAGCATCAAGAACAAGAAGGGTTCTGAGCTGTGGCTGGGTGTGGATGCCCTGGGACTCAACATCTATGAACAGAACGACAG gCTGACTCCCAAGATTGGCTTCCCCTGGAGCGAAATCAGAAACATCTCATTCAATGATAAGAAATTTGTCATCAAGCCAATCGACAAGAAAGCTCCG GACTTTGTCTTCTACGCCCCCCGTCTCCGCATCAACAAGCGCATCCTGGCACTGTGCATGGGGAACCACGAGCTGTACATGCGACGCCGCAAGCCAGACACTATTGAGGTGCAGCAGATGAAGGCCCAGGCTCGGGAGGAGAAACACCAGAAGCAGATGGAAAG GGCCCTCCtggagaatgaaaagaagaagcGTGAGCTGgctgagaaggagaaggaaaagatcgagagggagaaggaggagctaatggagaaactgagacagattgaGGAACAGACGAAGAAGGCTCAGCTAG AACTGGAAGAGCAGACTCGGAAAGCTCTGGAGCTGGAAGAGGAGCGGAAGCGGGCCCAGGATGAGGCTGAAAAGCTGGCCAAGGAGCGGCAGGAGGCTGAGGAGGCTAAAGAGGCCCTGCTCCGGGCCTCTCGGGACCAAAAGAAGACCCAGGAGCAGCTG GCCTCCGAGATGGCAGAGCTGACAGCGCGGATCAGCCAGTTGGAGATGGCCCGACAGAAGAAGGAGAGTGAGGCCGTGGAGTGGCAGCAGAAG GCCCAGATGGTCCAGGAGGACCTGGAGAAGACCCGGGCTGAGCTGAAGAATGCCATGAGCACCCCTCATGAGAATGAGCAAGATGATGAGCAGGATGAGAATGCAGCTGAAGCCAGTGCTGAGCTACGGGCTGAGGCTTCCACCAAGGACCGCAGTGAGGAAGAGCGGACCACTGAGGCCGAGAAGAATGAGCGGGTCCAGAAACACCTGAAG GCCCTGACCTCAGAGCTGGCCAACGCCCGAGATGAGACTAAGAAGACAGCCAACGACATGATTCATGCAGAGAACATGCGTCTGGGGCGTGACAAGTATAAGACCCTGCGTCAGATCCGCCAGGGCAATACCAAGCAGCGAATTGATGAATTTGAGTCCATGTAA